In the genome of Desulforegula conservatrix Mb1Pa, one region contains:
- the rplL gene encoding 50S ribosomal protein L7/L12 yields MSNITKEDVVEFIANMSVLELSQLVKELEEKFGVTAAAPMAFAAAPAADAGAGSASAEEKTEFDVVIVNAGEKKINVIKEVRAITGLGLKEAKDLVEAVPKPVKEGISKEDAQKYKEQLEAAGAQVELK; encoded by the coding sequence ATGTCAAACATTACTAAAGAAGATGTAGTTGAATTTATTGCTAATATGTCAGTTCTTGAGCTTTCTCAGCTTGTTAAAGAGCTTGAAGAAAAATTTGGCGTAACTGCAGCAGCCCCAATGGCTTTTGCAGCAGCTCCAGCAGCAGATGCAGGCGCAGGTTCAGCATCGGCTGAAGAAAAAACTGAATTCGACGTTGTTATTGTTAATGCAGGTGAGAAGAAAATTAACGTAATCAAAGAAGTTCGCGCTATTACAGGACTCGGTCTTAAAGAAGCAAAAGATCTTGTAGAAGCAGTTCCAAAGCCAGTTAAAGAAGGCATATCTAAAGAAGACGCCCAGAAATACAAAGAACAGCTCGAAGCAGCTGGTGCTCAAGTCGAACTGAAATAA
- the rplJ gene encoding 50S ribosomal protein L10: MDLNEKKQIVEDLHERLKKAAIVILTDYKGLNVESVTKLRDQLRAAGVEFKVVKNTFLRRASENTSAAAISEYYTGPSAIAFSYKDPVAPAKVLTKFAETNDKLQIRVAALDGRVLNFEDIKALSLLPSREALLSQVLSAMQAVPTSFVNVLSAVPRSLVQVVQAIKDKKEASA; this comes from the coding sequence TTGGATCTTAACGAAAAGAAACAAATTGTCGAGGATCTTCATGAGCGACTTAAAAAAGCTGCGATTGTTATCCTAACTGACTACAAAGGGCTCAATGTTGAGTCTGTCACTAAGCTACGTGATCAGCTTAGAGCAGCAGGAGTTGAGTTTAAGGTTGTAAAAAATACCTTTCTCAGACGCGCTTCTGAAAACACTAGTGCAGCTGCTATTTCTGAGTACTATACCGGCCCGAGTGCTATAGCGTTCAGCTATAAGGACCCTGTTGCTCCGGCTAAAGTTCTTACAAAGTTTGCAGAGACTAACGATAAGCTTCAAATTCGCGTAGCAGCACTTGATGGCAGAGTTCTCAATTTTGAAGATATAAAAGCTCTCTCGCTGTTGCCTTCCCGCGAAGCACTGCTTTCTCAGGTTCTGTCTGCAATGCAGGCCGTACCAACATCGTTTGTCAATGTGCTCAGCGCTGTGCCGCGTAGTCTTGTTCAAGTCGTTCAGGCGATCAAGGACAAAAAAGAAGCTTCCGCTTAG
- the rplA gene encoding 50S ribosomal protein L1 — protein MPKHGKRYIELRKNIDSEKRYLLSEAIAKSLECKYAKFDETVDVAVRLGVDPRHADQMVRGTVVLPNGLGKDVRVLVFAKGEKEKEARDAGADYVGAEDLMEKIQGGWFEFDKAVATPDVMGIVGKIGRVLGPRGLMPNAKTGTVTFDVDKAVKELKAGKIDFRVEKAGIVHVPVGKASFGPEKLQENITAFLETIIKLKPSTSKGTYVKTVTVSTTMGLGIKVDTSFVKDLK, from the coding sequence ATGCCAAAGCACGGGAAAAGATACATCGAACTCAGAAAAAATATAGACAGCGAGAAAAGATATCTCCTGTCCGAAGCGATAGCAAAATCCCTTGAATGCAAATACGCCAAATTTGATGAAACTGTTGATGTGGCAGTACGTCTTGGTGTCGATCCGCGCCATGCTGATCAGATGGTTCGTGGAACCGTGGTTCTGCCAAATGGTCTCGGTAAAGATGTTCGCGTGCTTGTTTTTGCAAAGGGCGAAAAAGAAAAAGAAGCTCGTGATGCAGGCGCTGACTATGTTGGCGCAGAAGACTTGATGGAAAAGATTCAGGGCGGCTGGTTCGAATTTGATAAAGCTGTCGCGACACCTGATGTAATGGGTATTGTAGGTAAAATAGGCCGTGTCCTCGGACCTCGTGGGCTCATGCCAAATGCCAAGACAGGTACTGTTACGTTTGATGTTGATAAGGCTGTTAAAGAGCTAAAAGCAGGTAAAATTGATTTCAGGGTAGAGAAGGCCGGAATCGTTCATGTCCCAGTTGGCAAGGCTTCCTTTGGCCCGGAAAAACTTCAGGAAAATATTACTGCTTTTCTGGAAACTATTATTAAGCTCAAACCATCTACGAGCAAGGGAACATACGTAAAAACCGTAACAGTTTCCACAACAATGGGTCTTGGCATTAAAGTTGACACAAGTTTTGTAAAAGACCTGAAATAA
- the rplK gene encoding 50S ribosomal protein L11: MAKKVVAQVKLQVSAGKANPSPPIGPALGQHGVNIMEFCKAFNARTQNEVGMIIPVVITIYQDRSFTFITKTPPASILIKKAAKLDKGSSNPLRNKVGKVTVQQVEEIAKLKLPDLNTTDMDAAFRIIAGTARSMGIEVV; this comes from the coding sequence ATGGCCAAGAAGGTTGTCGCACAAGTAAAATTACAGGTATCGGCTGGAAAAGCTAATCCTTCTCCGCCCATTGGACCCGCTCTGGGCCAGCATGGCGTCAATATCATGGAGTTCTGCAAGGCTTTCAACGCACGTACCCAGAATGAAGTTGGCATGATAATACCTGTTGTGATTACAATATATCAGGACAGGTCTTTTACTTTTATAACTAAAACACCTCCTGCTTCAATACTGATCAAAAAAGCAGCCAAGCTTGATAAGGGATCAAGCAATCCACTTAGAAACAAAGTGGGTAAGGTAACTGTTCAGCAGGTGGAAGAAATCGCAAAACTTAAACTTCCTGACCTGAATACTACTGATATGGATGCTGCCTTCCGGATCATTGCCGGTACTGCCCGTAGCATGGGTATAGAAGTGGTTTAA
- the nusG gene encoding transcription termination/antitermination protein NusG, giving the protein MALKWYVVHVYSGFEHKVKRSLEEKIASYVDPEKFGDILVPTETVVELVKGEKKESSRKFYPGYILVRMELDDATWHLVTSTAKVTGFLGGRDKPAPIPDSEAMEILGRIEAGKLKPQPKFHFEAGDEIRVIDGPFTNFNGIVEEVNPEKGKIKVLVSIFGRSTPVELDFVQVTKL; this is encoded by the coding sequence ATGGCTCTTAAGTGGTATGTAGTCCACGTATATTCTGGATTCGAGCATAAAGTCAAACGCTCCCTTGAGGAGAAAATAGCTTCCTATGTAGATCCTGAAAAGTTTGGTGATATTCTGGTGCCGACTGAAACAGTAGTTGAGCTGGTCAAGGGCGAAAAAAAGGAATCATCAAGAAAATTCTATCCCGGCTATATTCTTGTAAGGATGGAGCTTGATGACGCAACATGGCATCTTGTTACCAGCACTGCAAAAGTAACCGGTTTCCTTGGCGGCAGGGATAAACCAGCACCAATACCAGATTCGGAAGCCATGGAAATACTTGGCAGAATAGAAGCTGGAAAACTGAAGCCTCAACCAAAATTTCACTTTGAGGCCGGTGACGAGATTAGAGTAATTGACGGACCTTTTACTAATTTCAACGGAATAGTTGAAGAAGTTAATCCGGAAAAAGGTAAGATTAAGGTGCTTGTCAGTATTTTCGGACGTTCAACACCCGTTGAGCTAGATTTTGTACAGGTTACAAAGCTATAG
- the secE gene encoding preprotein translocase subunit SecE, with the protein MGRLLKKKTELEKRKKKDDRLTDHVVQQDEYQAKALQAKEEKKKQYIESQKTGTTIKSESIAEREDTFFEKTSKFFQEVKIELEKVVWPSRKQTMLSTAVALVLVVIISVFLGIADSLLAWIIKLAY; encoded by the coding sequence ATGGGTCGCTTGCTGAAAAAAAAGACAGAGCTTGAAAAACGGAAAAAGAAAGATGACCGTTTAACCGATCATGTTGTTCAACAGGACGAATACCAAGCCAAGGCTCTTCAGGCTAAAGAAGAGAAGAAAAAACAGTATATTGAATCACAAAAGACAGGAACAACTATTAAATCTGAATCCATAGCTGAAAGAGAAGATACTTTTTTCGAAAAGACCTCAAAATTTTTTCAGGAAGTAAAAATCGAACTTGAAAAAGTTGTATGGCCTTCTCGAAAACAAACTATGCTCTCAACCGCAGTTGCTCTTGTTCTTGTTGTCATTATTTCTGTTTTTCTTGGGATTGCGGATAGTTTATTGGCTTGGATCATCAAGTTGGCATATTAG
- the rpmG gene encoding 50S ribosomal protein L33: MRIIITLACTECKRRNYTTTKNKRTTPDKLEFSKYCRFCKKHTAHKETK; encoded by the coding sequence GTGAGAATTATAATAACGTTGGCGTGTACCGAATGTAAGCGTCGTAATTATACCACGACTAAAAATAAGCGAACCACACCGGATAAGCTTGAGTTCAGCAAGTATTGCAGATTCTGTAAAAAGCATACTGCTCATAAGGAAACGAAATAG
- the tuf gene encoding elongation factor Tu, which yields MGKAKFVRTKPHVNVGTIGHIDHGKTTLTAAITKYASMRGYGQKIDYDNIDKAPEERERGITINTAHVEYETDNRHYAHVDCPGHADYIKNMITGAAQMDGAILVVAATDGPMPQTREHILLARQVGVPKIVVFLNKCDMVDDPELIELVEMELRELLDKYDFPGDDTPIIHGSALNSLNSEDPKAPENECIQKLMDAIDSYIPEPVRDVDKTFLMPVEDVFSISGRGTVITGRVERGIIKQGETVEIVGLRSTITTVCTGVEMFRKILDEGRAGDNVGLLLRGTKREEVERGQVVAKPGSITPHTKFKAEVYVLSKEEGGRHTPFFTGYRPQFFFRTTDVTGILNLLEGVEMIMPGDNTSIIVELIAPIAMEKELRFAIREGGRTVGAGVVAEIIA from the coding sequence ATGGGTAAGGCGAAATTTGTAAGAACCAAGCCGCATGTCAACGTTGGAACTATTGGCCATATCGACCATGGAAAGACAACACTTACGGCGGCAATTACCAAGTATGCATCAATGAGAGGCTATGGCCAGAAAATTGATTATGATAATATCGACAAAGCTCCTGAAGAAAGAGAGCGCGGTATTACAATCAATACAGCACACGTTGAATATGAAACAGACAACAGGCATTATGCACATGTTGACTGCCCAGGCCATGCTGACTATATCAAGAACATGATTACCGGTGCTGCTCAGATGGACGGCGCAATTCTTGTTGTTGCTGCAACCGATGGTCCTATGCCTCAGACCCGTGAGCATATTCTGCTTGCACGTCAGGTCGGTGTTCCTAAGATAGTTGTTTTCCTCAACAAATGTGACATGGTTGATGATCCTGAGTTGATCGAACTTGTTGAAATGGAACTTCGCGAGCTTCTTGATAAATATGATTTTCCAGGCGATGACACTCCTATCATTCATGGTAGCGCCCTTAACTCTCTTAACAGTGAAGATCCTAAGGCTCCTGAAAATGAATGCATCCAGAAACTTATGGACGCAATAGACAGCTATATCCCAGAGCCAGTCCGTGACGTTGATAAGACATTCCTTATGCCTGTTGAAGACGTTTTCAGTATATCAGGTCGTGGTACTGTTATCACAGGTAGGGTTGAGCGCGGTATAATCAAGCAGGGTGAGACTGTTGAAATCGTTGGTCTCCGTTCAACCATCACCACCGTATGTACCGGCGTTGAAATGTTTAGAAAAATACTTGATGAAGGCCGTGCTGGCGACAACGTTGGTCTTCTTCTCCGTGGTACAAAGCGTGAAGAAGTTGAGCGTGGTCAGGTTGTTGCAAAACCAGGTTCAATTACACCTCATACAAAATTCAAGGCTGAAGTTTACGTTCTTAGCAAGGAAGAAGGCGGTCGTCATACTCCTTTCTTTACTGGCTACAGACCTCAGTTCTTCTTCAGAACAACTGACGTTACAGGTATTCTCAATCTGCTCGAAGGCGTTGAGATGATCATGCCTGGCGACAATACTTCAATCATAGTCGAGCTTATTGCGCCAATCGCTATGGAAAAAGAGCTTCGTTTTGCTATCCGTGAAGGCGGCAGAACTGTTGGGGCTGGCGTTGTGGCTGAAATTATCGCGTAA
- a CDS encoding LysM peptidoglycan-binding domain-containing protein, with product MKKYVCIRIFILLLLCTILSSCGGASRSTKKPDAKADQVAAGENCDSEYADIPDEESGELSGATKKLVAQSQSLYANSGEHLKKKDYDKALTALDEAYSKLLKIDLEERGGEFQQIEDLRFMISKRIMEIYAIRNKGGIAAKNEIPIVLNPHVNREIKSLTTTERSFFVAALSRSAKYRPMIVAKLKEAGIPAELAWLPLIESGYKVSAYSSARALGMWQFIASTGHRYGLKRDEYIDERMDPEKSTDAAIAYLKELHQMFGDWETVLSAYNCGEGRVLRTIRTQNINYLDNFWDLYGQLPVETARYVPRFIATIHIINNLKDYDLADVAYEAPVNFETVTVSKRVSLKDLGSASGVSECVLRDLNPELRHGILPPSTYPLKVPVNYSDKILASVTVLQDAAPPRPEKVTAASSNGGGGGTYHKVSKGESIASIARKYNKSVYELISSNNLNKKSKLSAGKLVRIPDGADTKSQQKTASKDDSAKPVAKSGIRSTSVEYKVKKGDTVWTIAKNYGTTPDRIISMNKLSGSSVRVGSVIKIDAVADPGLTVSSPDAKSSAQAKSDNREKPSKQTPVKSTASTSQAAYKVKQGDNIFSIARQHNISVDRILALNRLPKDTKIFPGQSLHVE from the coding sequence ATGAAAAAATATGTTTGCATAAGAATATTTATACTTTTGCTGTTGTGTACGATTCTGTCCTCATGCGGTGGTGCCAGCCGCAGCACAAAAAAACCAGATGCCAAGGCTGATCAAGTCGCCGCTGGTGAAAACTGTGACAGTGAATATGCTGATATCCCTGATGAGGAGTCTGGGGAACTGAGCGGCGCGACAAAAAAACTCGTGGCCCAGAGTCAGTCCCTTTATGCAAATTCCGGAGAGCACCTGAAAAAAAAGGATTATGATAAAGCTTTGACCGCTCTTGATGAGGCGTATTCAAAGCTTCTTAAGATTGATCTTGAAGAAAGAGGCGGCGAATTTCAGCAGATAGAAGATTTGAGATTCATGATTTCCAAAAGAATTATGGAAATATATGCGATCAGGAATAAGGGTGGAATAGCTGCTAAAAATGAAATACCAATAGTTTTAAATCCTCATGTGAACCGGGAAATCAAGTCTCTGACCACTACCGAGAGAAGTTTTTTTGTCGCAGCTCTTTCAAGATCTGCTAAATATCGCCCTATGATAGTTGCAAAGCTCAAGGAAGCTGGCATACCTGCTGAGCTTGCCTGGCTTCCTTTAATTGAGAGTGGATACAAGGTCAGCGCATACTCTTCGGCGAGGGCGCTCGGCATGTGGCAATTCATAGCTTCGACAGGTCACAGGTATGGTCTGAAACGCGATGAATATATCGATGAGCGCATGGATCCCGAAAAATCCACTGATGCGGCCATAGCTTATCTAAAAGAACTACATCAGATGTTTGGTGATTGGGAAACTGTTCTGTCGGCATATAATTGCGGTGAGGGAAGGGTTTTAAGGACAATAAGAACCCAGAATATAAATTACCTTGATAATTTTTGGGATCTTTACGGACAATTGCCGGTTGAAACAGCAAGGTATGTTCCTCGTTTTATTGCCACCATCCATATAATAAACAATTTAAAAGACTATGATCTTGCAGATGTCGCGTATGAAGCTCCTGTTAATTTTGAGACTGTGACGGTTTCAAAGCGTGTGTCATTAAAGGATCTTGGAAGCGCTTCCGGTGTTTCCGAATGCGTGCTTCGTGATCTCAATCCTGAGTTAAGGCATGGTATTTTGCCCCCCTCAACATACCCCTTGAAGGTTCCTGTAAATTACAGCGACAAGATTCTCGCCAGTGTGACAGTTCTTCAGGATGCCGCGCCGCCAAGGCCTGAAAAAGTGACCGCAGCTTCATCAAATGGCGGTGGCGGCGGAACATACCACAAGGTTTCCAAGGGCGAGAGCATCGCTTCAATAGCCCGCAAATATAACAAGTCTGTGTATGAATTGATCAGTTCCAATAATCTGAACAAAAAGTCAAAACTATCAGCCGGTAAATTAGTCAGGATTCCTGATGGGGCGGATACTAAAAGCCAACAAAAAACTGCGTCAAAAGATGATTCTGCCAAGCCCGTCGCCAAATCAGGGATAAGGTCGACTTCTGTCGAATATAAAGTAAAAAAAGGCGATACTGTATGGACAATAGCCAAAAATTATGGTACGACGCCTGACCGTATAATCTCTATGAATAAATTATCCGGCTCCTCTGTAAGGGTGGGCAGTGTAATTAAGATAGATGCAGTTGCTGATCCAGGATTAACGGTTTCATCACCGGATGCTAAATCTTCTGCACAGGCAAAGTCTGATAACAGAGAGAAGCCTTCGAAGCAGACGCCTGTAAAGAGCACAGCTTCAACCAGTCAGGCGGCGTATAAGGTAAAGCAGGGCGATAACATCTTTTCCATAGCAAGACAGCACAATATTTCAGTGGACAGGATTCTCGCTTTAAATAGGCTTCCCAAGGATACTAAAATATTCCCAGGGCAGTCATTGCACGTAGAATGA
- a CDS encoding peptidase U32 family protein → MKKVELLAPAGNWEKLEIAINYGADAVYMSGPDFSLRNYAGNFKSEDLPAAVKYAHSNGKKVYVTCNIYPRNNELSGIRSFLKIVGDSGADGIIISDPGVILDAKEIIPQIPIHLSTQANTTNFRNVQFWEMLGVARINTARELSLEEISEIRRNVGIEIEAFVHGAMCISYSGRCLLSSFMANRDSNRGLCCHPCRWKYSVVEEMRPGFYYPLDEDSRGTYIFNSRDICMIEHIPELIASGLDSLKIEGRMKGINYLAPVVKAYREAIDSYYTNPDGFKIKDEWIKELESVNNRGYSKGFYLNEESDSAPNLSNIKGESDYLLVGKVATDTSNGKTEVFVRNKICVNDKLEILSPSKPTSIDTVSAIVTDKGINTDIVQNGSIASMILQGSYKKNDIVRKKVS, encoded by the coding sequence ATGAAAAAAGTAGAATTACTCGCACCGGCAGGCAATTGGGAAAAACTCGAGATTGCCATAAATTATGGCGCTGATGCCGTCTATATGTCAGGCCCTGATTTTTCCCTCAGAAACTATGCAGGAAATTTCAAATCCGAGGATTTGCCCGCTGCTGTCAAATATGCGCATTCCAATGGAAAAAAAGTTTACGTTACTTGCAATATCTACCCGCGAAACAATGAACTCTCTGGGATAAGATCATTTCTTAAAATTGTTGGAGACTCTGGTGCAGACGGAATTATTATATCAGATCCAGGCGTAATACTTGATGCCAAGGAAATTATTCCGCAGATCCCAATCCACCTTAGCACCCAGGCCAATACTACAAACTTCAGGAATGTTCAGTTCTGGGAAATGCTCGGAGTGGCACGAATAAATACAGCACGAGAGCTAAGTCTTGAAGAAATATCCGAAATCAGAAGAAATGTCGGTATAGAGATCGAAGCCTTTGTTCATGGAGCAATGTGCATATCATACTCAGGCAGATGCCTGCTCAGTTCATTTATGGCCAACAGAGACAGCAACAGAGGGTTATGCTGCCATCCGTGCAGATGGAAATACTCCGTTGTCGAGGAAATGAGACCGGGTTTTTATTATCCGCTAGACGAGGATTCAAGAGGCACTTATATTTTTAACTCCCGTGATATTTGCATGATTGAACACATACCGGAGCTTATTGCTTCAGGACTGGATTCTCTCAAAATTGAAGGCAGAATGAAGGGGATCAACTATCTGGCACCGGTTGTAAAAGCATACAGAGAGGCCATCGACTCATACTATACTAATCCAGATGGGTTCAAAATAAAAGACGAGTGGATCAAAGAGCTGGAAAGCGTTAACAACCGTGGCTATTCAAAAGGATTCTATTTGAACGAAGAATCCGATTCTGCGCCCAATCTGTCAAACATTAAAGGCGAAAGTGATTATCTTCTTGTGGGCAAGGTTGCAACAGATACATCAAACGGAAAAACAGAAGTATTTGTCAGAAACAAAATTTGCGTAAACGACAAACTTGAAATCCTCAGTCCTTCAAAGCCAACAAGTATTGACACAGTAAGCGCTATTGTAACTGACAAAGGTATCAATACGGATATTGTTCAAAACGGAAGCATTGCATCGATGATACTTCAGGGATCATACAAAAAAAATGATATAGTCAGAAAAAAAGTCTCGTGA
- a CDS encoding hybrid sensor histidine kinase/response regulator — MIFEDDETLRMYVEESLEHLSNIENDLLSIEESGEDINEELVNNVFRAAHSIKGGAGFMGLSKIKDISHNLENILGLIRSREMVPTPDIISILLKAFDKLKDLIVSVETSNDVDISEYVSALMRITEASVSDEEKESLSRELLICHPSTKAEIDASEFDILQCDKQGKYVYLVEYDLINDIHKKNTTPLEVINSLLKSGIIINSKIDFQAVGTLDDDLPMRIPFVVLFASIIEPDMVPILVNLDQCYVHTITKEMWESAPEYKSGMQSAPQKTSVQEPLWTPPAVKNIVSDAKSEAAEVQTMQIEPVPINEPVQMTPAASSRPVIQDNIPAYNQNSDDISTQDLLDEKNSEGKSAIAQQTSLRVNVNLLDTLMTLAGELVLTRNQLVQSISASNTRAIETSSQRIDMITSELQETIMRTRMQPISNVFNKFNRVVRDLSKDLGKQVQLTLEGKDVELDKTIIEAINDPLTHLVRNSVDHGIESTEIRQKTGKPVSGYIKLKAYHEAGQVNIEIEDDGKGIDGNEVASAAVRKGLITEQDASSMGIKEKINLIFLPGFSTAKTITDVSGRGVGMDVVKTNLDKLGGIIDIESNAGKGTNIRIKLPLTLAIIPSQIIAVGRERYAIPQVNLNELVRIPASQVKDRIEKVGTSEVVRLRGALLPLLNLSEVLGIQRIFIDPETGEEKQDRRQNIADRRSRQLLTGREETEEIPDDGIQRKRTRSDRRYRAESAINIAVVSAGSFKYGLVVDQLRDSEEIVVKPLGRHLKDCKGYAGATIMGDGKVALILDVASLAQMAELSVVNAAAAKSQEEALASEKEKHDKISLLLFRNTEEEQFAVPLSIVERIERIIANEIEDVGGKKVIQYRGGSLPLYELSQVANVKKLPERKQLEVIVFKLSGKEVGLMVTPPVDAVEVAVKVDESTLKQTGIIGSSIINSRTTLMVDIFDVVKSLNPDWFAEKKAETVRIHTGRKKILFAEDSAFFRNQVKRFIEDEGYEVISAEDGEVALALLKENIEDIGIVLTDLEMPRMNGFEFTQIVKNDPKLKHLKVIALTSLAGEDDMAKGRSVGIDDYQIKLDRDNLMISIRQHIL; from the coding sequence ATGATATTTGAAGATGATGAAACCCTAAGGATGTACGTTGAAGAATCCCTGGAACATCTCTCAAACATCGAGAATGATCTTCTCAGTATTGAAGAGTCAGGCGAAGACATAAACGAAGAACTGGTGAACAACGTTTTCAGAGCCGCCCATTCCATAAAGGGTGGCGCAGGTTTCATGGGACTCAGCAAAATCAAGGACATATCCCATAATCTGGAAAACATCCTTGGACTAATCAGAAGCAGAGAGATGGTTCCGACTCCAGACATAATAAGCATTCTTCTCAAAGCGTTTGACAAACTCAAGGATTTGATTGTTTCGGTTGAAACCAGCAATGATGTCGACATAAGCGAATATGTCTCCGCCCTGATGAGAATAACCGAGGCATCTGTATCCGATGAAGAAAAAGAAAGCCTTTCAAGGGAACTCCTGATTTGCCATCCAAGCACGAAAGCCGAAATTGATGCATCGGAATTCGACATACTTCAATGTGACAAGCAGGGTAAATACGTCTATCTCGTTGAATATGATCTGATAAACGATATCCACAAAAAAAACACAACGCCGCTTGAAGTTATAAACTCTCTTCTAAAAAGCGGAATTATTATAAATTCCAAAATTGATTTCCAGGCTGTGGGGACATTGGACGACGATCTCCCAATGCGAATCCCCTTTGTCGTTTTATTCGCTTCCATAATTGAGCCTGACATGGTGCCTATTCTGGTAAACCTCGATCAATGCTATGTCCACACAATCACGAAGGAAATGTGGGAATCTGCGCCTGAATACAAATCGGGCATGCAAAGTGCTCCGCAAAAAACATCCGTCCAGGAGCCGCTTTGGACACCCCCGGCCGTTAAAAACATAGTCTCTGATGCAAAATCCGAAGCAGCGGAGGTACAGACCATGCAAATAGAACCAGTCCCAATCAATGAACCAGTTCAGATGACACCGGCAGCATCTTCAAGACCGGTCATCCAGGACAACATACCGGCTTATAATCAAAACTCGGACGACATTTCAACCCAGGATCTGCTCGACGAAAAAAACTCTGAAGGCAAATCAGCAATAGCGCAGCAGACGTCTCTGCGCGTCAATGTAAATCTTCTTGATACGCTAATGACCCTGGCAGGCGAGCTGGTTCTAACAAGAAACCAGTTAGTGCAAAGCATATCAGCCTCAAATACGCGGGCAATTGAGACCTCAAGCCAAAGAATCGACATGATCACATCCGAGCTGCAGGAAACAATCATGCGTACAAGAATGCAGCCAATTTCCAACGTATTCAATAAATTCAACAGAGTTGTACGCGACCTCTCAAAAGACCTGGGAAAGCAGGTTCAGCTCACACTTGAAGGCAAAGACGTTGAACTTGATAAAACAATCATCGAAGCCATTAATGATCCGCTTACTCACCTTGTAAGGAATTCGGTAGACCATGGCATTGAATCGACGGAAATACGACAGAAAACCGGCAAGCCTGTATCTGGTTATATCAAACTCAAGGCATACCACGAAGCAGGCCAGGTAAACATCGAAATTGAGGATGACGGAAAAGGCATCGACGGCAACGAAGTAGCTTCGGCAGCAGTAAGAAAGGGCCTCATAACAGAACAGGATGCCTCGTCAATGGGCATAAAGGAAAAGATAAACCTTATTTTCCTGCCTGGCTTTTCAACTGCAAAAACAATAACAGACGTCTCTGGAAGAGGCGTTGGAATGGATGTTGTAAAAACCAATCTGGATAAACTTGGCGGGATAATTGATATCGAGTCGAACGCAGGGAAAGGCACCAACATAAGAATCAAGCTGCCTCTTACACTTGCAATCATTCCTAGCCAGATAATCGCAGTTGGAAGAGAAAGATATGCCATTCCCCAGGTAAACCTCAACGAGCTTGTCAGAATACCAGCTTCCCAGGTTAAGGACAGAATTGAAAAGGTCGGGACATCTGAAGTCGTTCGCCTACGCGGAGCCCTCCTGCCGCTGTTAAACCTTTCCGAAGTTCTTGGTATCCAGAGAATCTTTATTGATCCTGAGACAGGCGAAGAGAAACAGGACAGAAGACAAAATATTGCGGACAGAAGATCAAGGCAGCTTTTAACAGGCAGGGAAGAAACAGAAGAAATCCCTGATGACGGTATACAAAGAAAAAGAACGCGTTCGGACAGAAGATACAGGGCCGAAAGCGCCATTAATATAGCAGTGGTTTCTGCCGGCAGCTTCAAATATGGCCTGGTGGTCGATCAATTGAGAGATTCTGAAGAAATTGTTGTAAAGCCGCTTGGCAGACATCTCAAAGATTGCAAAGGATACGCCGGAGCTACAATCATGGGCGACGGCAAAGTAGCACTAATTTTAGATGTTGCGAGTCTTGCCCAGATGGCAGAACTTTCAGTTGTAAATGCCGCTGCAGCCAAGAGCCAGGAAGAGGCACTCGCTTCTGAAAAAGAAAAACATGACAAAATTTCACTTCTTCTCTTCAGAAATACGGAAGAAGAGCAGTTTGCGGTGCCTTTAAGCATAGTTGAAAGAATCGAAAGAATCATAGCCAATGAAATAGAAGACGTTGGTGGCAAAAAAGTGATTCAGTACAGAGGAGGCTCACTACCTCTTTATGAACTTAGTCAGGTTGCAAATGTCAAAAAACTTCCTGAAAGAAAACAACTTGAAGTAATTGTATTCAAGCTTAGCGGAAAGGAAGTGGGACTAATGGTCACTCCTCCTGTTGATGCCGTTGAAGTTGCTGTAAAAGTTGATGAATCGACTCTAAAGCAAACCGGTATTATTGGATCATCCATCATAAACAGCAGAACGACCCTGATGGTAGATATATTTGATGTGGTCAAATCATTAAATCCGGACTGGTTTGCTGAAAAGAAGGCAGAAACAGTCAGAATACATACAGGCCGCAAAAAAATTCTCTTTGCCGAAGACTCGGCTTTTTTCAGAAATCAGGTTAAAAGATTTATAGAAGATGAAGGCTATGAAGTAATCTCAGCTGAAGATGGTGAGGTCGCCCTCGCGCTTCTTAAAGAAAATATTGAAGATATCGGAATAGTTCTAACAGATCTTGAAATGCCAAGAATGAATGGATTTGAATTTACACAAATAGTTAAAAATGATCCTAAGCTAAAACATCTCAAGGTTATTGCCCTTACATCCCTTGCTGGTGAGGATGATATGGCAAAGGGTAGATCAGTGGGAATAGATGATTACCAGATCAAGCTGGACAGAGACAATCTTATGATTTCCATAAGACAGCATATCCTTTAA